A stretch of the Neofelis nebulosa isolate mNeoNeb1 chromosome 1, mNeoNeb1.pri, whole genome shotgun sequence genome encodes the following:
- the TNFAIP8 gene encoding tumor necrosis factor alpha-induced protein 8 isoform X2, translating to MLSKPPCLLFQCKVATDVFNSKNLAVQAQKKILGKMVSKSIATTLIDDTSSEVLDELYRVTKEYTQNKKEAEKIIKNLIKTVIKLAILYRNNQFNQDELALMEKFKKKVHQLAMTVVSFHQVEYTFDRNVLSRLLNECRELLHQIIQRHLTAKSHGRVNNVFDHFSDCDFLAALYNPFGNFKPHLQKLCDGVNKMLDEENI from the coding sequence TGGCCACAGATGTCTTCAATTCCAAAAACCTGGCCGTGCAGGCACAAAAGAAGATCTTGGGGAAAATGGTGTCCAAATCCATCGCCACCACCCTCATCGACGACACGAGCAGCGAAGTCCTGGATGAGCTCTACCGAGTGACCAAAGAGTACACCCAGAACAAGAAAGAGGCGGAGAAGATCATCAAGAACCTCATCAAAACAGTCATCAAGCTGGCCATTCTCTACAGGAACAACCAGTTTAATCAAGATGAGCTGGCGCTGATGGAGAAATTTAAGAAGAAGGTTCACCAGCTCGCCATGACCGTGGTCAGCTTCCATCAGGTGGAGTACACCTTTGACCGCAACGTGTTATCCCGGCTGCTGAATGAATGCAGAGAGCTGCTGCACCAGATCATCCAGCGTCACCTCACTGCCAAGTCACACGGACGGGTTAATAACGTCTTCGACCATTTCTCAGATTGCGATTTTTTAGCTGCCTTATATAACCCCTTTGGAAATTTCAAGCCCCACCTACAAAAACTCTGTGACGGCGTGAACAAAATGCTGGATGAGGAGAACATTTGA
- the TNFAIP8 gene encoding tumor necrosis factor alpha-induced protein 8 isoform X4 codes for MATDVFNSKNLAVQAQKKILGKMVSKSIATTLIDDTSSEVLDELYRVTKEYTQNKKEAEKIIKNLIKTVIKLAILYRNNQFNQDELALMEKFKKKVHQLAMTVVSFHQVEYTFDRNVLSRLLNECRELLHQIIQRHLTAKSHGRVNNVFDHFSDCDFLAALYNPFGNFKPHLQKLCDGVNKMLDEENI; via the coding sequence TGGCCACAGATGTCTTCAATTCCAAAAACCTGGCCGTGCAGGCACAAAAGAAGATCTTGGGGAAAATGGTGTCCAAATCCATCGCCACCACCCTCATCGACGACACGAGCAGCGAAGTCCTGGATGAGCTCTACCGAGTGACCAAAGAGTACACCCAGAACAAGAAAGAGGCGGAGAAGATCATCAAGAACCTCATCAAAACAGTCATCAAGCTGGCCATTCTCTACAGGAACAACCAGTTTAATCAAGATGAGCTGGCGCTGATGGAGAAATTTAAGAAGAAGGTTCACCAGCTCGCCATGACCGTGGTCAGCTTCCATCAGGTGGAGTACACCTTTGACCGCAACGTGTTATCCCGGCTGCTGAATGAATGCAGAGAGCTGCTGCACCAGATCATCCAGCGTCACCTCACTGCCAAGTCACACGGACGGGTTAATAACGTCTTCGACCATTTCTCAGATTGCGATTTTTTAGCTGCCTTATATAACCCCTTTGGAAATTTCAAGCCCCACCTACAAAAACTCTGTGACGGCGTGAACAAAATGCTGGATGAGGAGAACATTTGA
- the TNFAIP8 gene encoding tumor necrosis factor alpha-induced protein 8 isoform X3, whose amino-acid sequence MLKLVATDVFNSKNLAVQAQKKILGKMVSKSIATTLIDDTSSEVLDELYRVTKEYTQNKKEAEKIIKNLIKTVIKLAILYRNNQFNQDELALMEKFKKKVHQLAMTVVSFHQVEYTFDRNVLSRLLNECRELLHQIIQRHLTAKSHGRVNNVFDHFSDCDFLAALYNPFGNFKPHLQKLCDGVNKMLDEENI is encoded by the coding sequence TGGCCACAGATGTCTTCAATTCCAAAAACCTGGCCGTGCAGGCACAAAAGAAGATCTTGGGGAAAATGGTGTCCAAATCCATCGCCACCACCCTCATCGACGACACGAGCAGCGAAGTCCTGGATGAGCTCTACCGAGTGACCAAAGAGTACACCCAGAACAAGAAAGAGGCGGAGAAGATCATCAAGAACCTCATCAAAACAGTCATCAAGCTGGCCATTCTCTACAGGAACAACCAGTTTAATCAAGATGAGCTGGCGCTGATGGAGAAATTTAAGAAGAAGGTTCACCAGCTCGCCATGACCGTGGTCAGCTTCCATCAGGTGGAGTACACCTTTGACCGCAACGTGTTATCCCGGCTGCTGAATGAATGCAGAGAGCTGCTGCACCAGATCATCCAGCGTCACCTCACTGCCAAGTCACACGGACGGGTTAATAACGTCTTCGACCATTTCTCAGATTGCGATTTTTTAGCTGCCTTATATAACCCCTTTGGAAATTTCAAGCCCCACCTACAAAAACTCTGTGACGGCGTGAACAAAATGCTGGATGAGGAGAACATTTGA